In one Sesamum indicum cultivar Zhongzhi No. 13 linkage group LG12, S_indicum_v1.0, whole genome shotgun sequence genomic region, the following are encoded:
- the LOC105175775 gene encoding glucan endo-1,3-beta-glucosidase 12, whose product MRKALWVFLNLMAFHYFLVFRTNAMVQEKAEATIPVTTLSPPEGNTTFLGGTTWCVARPGASPTDLQIALDWACGLGKADCRAIQAGGPCFDPDTLLSHASYAFNNYYQQNGNSDIACYFGGTAALTQNNPSHGRCVFATSSESIKASAASSWEHKAKSIWWKIDVILLLLYLGQR is encoded by the exons ATGAGAAAGGCGCTTTGGGTTTTCCTCAACCTTATGGCTTTTCACTATTTTCTGG TGTTTAGAACCAATGCTATGGTACAAGAGAAGGCAGAGGCAACCATCCCTGTTACCACCTTATCACCTCCCGAAGGCAACACCACATTCCTCGGTGGCACAACGTGGTGTGTAGCTCGACCGGGGGCCTCCCCCACTGATCTGCAGATTGCCTTGGATTGGGCTTGTGGGTTGGGGAAAGCAGACTGCCGAGCAATCCAAGCCGGTGGGCCGTGCTTCGATCCCGACACCCTGCTTTCTCATGCATCCTATGCTTTCAACAACTACTACCAACAAAATGGCAACTCTGATATTGCCTGCTACTTTGGAGGCACAGCTGCtttaactcaaaataatcCTA GTCACGGAAGATGTGTGTTTGCCACTTCATCAGA GTCTATAAAAGCTTCAGCAGCATCTTCATGGGAACACAAGGCGAAAAGTATATGGTGGAAGATTGATGTAATCCTACTGCTTCTCTATCTTGGACAAAGATGA
- the LOC105175776 gene encoding photosystem I reaction center subunit psaK, chloroplastic — MATALMTSLPHFNGLKPQSPSLSPLKNLVAVQSMGRKGQGALGARCDFIGSPTNLIMVTSTSLMLFAGRFGLAPSANRKATAGLKLEARDSGLQTGDPAGFTLADTLACGVVGHIIGVGVVLGLKNIGAI, encoded by the exons ATGGCTACTGCTCTCATGACTTCCCTTCCACACTTCAATGGCCTCAAGCCCCAATCACCCTCACTTTCTCCTCTCAAAAACTTG GTAGCTGTTCAATCCATGGGGCGTAAAGGACAGGGAGCGCTGGGTGCTCGCTGTGACTTCATCGGCTCGCCCACTAATTTG ATAATGGTGACTTCGACGAGTTTGATGTTATTTGCGGGTCGATTTGGATTGGCTCCATCAGCAAACCGAAAGGCCACTGCTGGGCTGAAGCTGGAGGCAAGGGATTCGGGTCTTCAGACGGGTGACCCGGCGGGTTTCACCCTGGCGGATACATTGGCATGTGGGGTTGTGGGTCACATTATTGGGGTTGGGGTTGTACTGGGCCTAAAGAACATTGGCGCTATTTAA